A genome region from Cucumis sativus cultivar 9930 chromosome 4, Cucumber_9930_V3, whole genome shotgun sequence includes the following:
- the LOC101211357 gene encoding uncharacterized protein LOC101211357 isoform X3 translates to MDEAFEEWKSKKFALTVPLNVVALRDSIPPSWIKEFIQSQGKRLKFTVKFNGSLESIFSELSVPVGKSKVKPSSIMVADVVSIGDSWLNFAIKKALIEPIQDVEDQDWYNNLSTKWKVLLRRNSEGEIDPEGKIWSAPYRWGCMVIAYNKVKFRKNNLAPMEDWSDLWCPELRGRISMVDSPREVIGAVLKYMGASYNTENISSQIPGGRDAIHQNLTLLAKQVRLFDSAHYLKAFAVGDVWVAVGWSSDVLPVVKRMSNIAVVVPKSGSSLWADLWAIPATSRIETEPIGGRVRGPSPLFHQWIEFCLQTARALPFKQEVVPGASPAAIEGPVVVPKELFEGKPKLDTNLIGGVPPSDILEKCEFLQPLSDSTLADYRWLAANMQKPEHRLMDRVHQAVSSLVRFVSQISLKNSTKISS, encoded by the exons atggatgAAGCGTTTGAAGAGTGGAAATCTAAGAAGTTTGCTTTGACCGTTCCTTTGAATGTCGTTGCTCTTCGTGACTCTATTCCTCCTTCTTGGATTAAG GAGTTTATTCAATCACAAGGGAAGAGATTAAAATTCACTGTGAAGTTCAATGGAAGTCTTGAGAGTATTTTTTCTGAATTATCTGTTCCTGTTGGTAAAAGCAAGGTTAAGCCTTCTTCCATCATGGTTGCTGATGTTGTTAGTATCGGTGATTCTTGGCTCAACTTTGCAATTAAGAAGGCTCTTATCGAACCTATTCAAGATGTGGAAGACCAAGACTGGTATAATAATTTAAGCACTAAATGGAAG GTACTTCTACGCAGAAACTCTGAGGGTGAAATAGATCCTGAAGGTAAAATATGGTCTGCTCCATATAGATGGGGATGCATGGTTATAGCATacaataaagttaaatttcgGAAGAACAACTTGGCCCCCATGGAG GACTGGTCAGATTTATGGTGCCCTGAACTTCGAGGAAGGATTTCAATGGTTGATTCACCTAGAGAAGTAATTGGTGCTGTTCTTAAGTACATGGGTGCATCTTATAACACAGAAAACATAAGCTCACAAATTCCTGGTGGCCGAGATGCCATACATCAAAATCTAACTTTGCTTGCAAAACAG GTACGTTTGTTCGATAGTGCACACTATCTGAAAGCATTTGCAGTTGGGGATGTGTGGGTAGCTGTTGGATGGAGTAGCGATGTTCTTCCGGTTGTTAAACGCATGTCAAATATTGCAGTGGTTGTTCCCAAGTCTGGATCAAGCTTATGGGCTGATTTATGG GCAATTCCTGCCACCTCCAGAATCGAGACAGAGCCAATAGGTGGAAGAGTTAGAGGACCTTCCCCATTGTTCCACCAATGGATAGAATTTTGCTTGCAAACTGCTAGAGCACTGCCTTTCAAGCAGGAGGTAGTCCCCGGTGCCTCGCCCGCTGCCATAGAAGGTCCTGTGGTTGTTCCTAAAGAACTGTTTGAAGGTAAACCAAAGTTAGATACGAATCTCATCGGCGGAGTACCCCCTTCTGACATTTTAGAGAAATGTGAGTTCCTCCAGCCCTTATCAGACTCTACTTTGGCAGATTACCGATGGTTAGCTGCAAATATGCAGAAGCCCGAGCATCGTTTGATGGACAGAGTTCATCAAGCTGTCTCATCCCTTGTAAGATTTGTTTCACAGATCAGCTTAAAAAACTCAACTAAAATCAGTAGTTGA